CTAGGTTTATAGGTGAGACTTACATAAGCCCATAAGCCCCTTCAAGAGGTGCTTATGAGGTTTATTTCTTATGGGCGCCACCAGAAAACAACACTTTTCAACTTCTACCCCTCCACAACCCCTATCCATTCAGCCACTACAGAGTACAATAATGAGGGGCATAAAGACCATTAGCTACTAAAATGCTTATTATAAGCCCATACAACCAAACATCAATTTGGGCTTAGTATAAGCCTCTCCATGTGAGAGGTTTATGGGCTTATAATAAGCTTCAAGTAACCAAACAGACCCAGACACGTGTAGTCGCGACTCGCGAGTGGTGAGTCGCATCGTGTGGCCCATTTCCCTGCTCGCCTTGGCGCCGCATCGGCACATCCCTAGCTCGGCGGCTCCCCCACTCGATCACTCTAGCAACCGGAGGGGAGAACCAACACCTTGCGCCCTCGCCCCCATCGGCCATTGCTAGATGGTGGTTACTTTCGCTCGGCTATTACATTTATTGAGAGAGAATTCTTCAGTAAAGTGAAAGATGAGTATATCATCAGTCTCTTCCAACACGAGGGATCATAGGATTATATTGCAGTAGCCTTgctattttataatattttttaattatttgtgTTTAGAACTCATACTTTAATTATGTTATGGTTTTGTTATGGCCATTATAAGTTAGCATTCATTATATTATGTATTTGTCTCGAATTTTTTTTCCATATGGCATACCCAGCCGCAAATTTCTGGCTCCACTAGTGGGTGACAGATAGAGAAGTTCCTGAATTGCCATGCCAGGTGTGTCCTCTAAGTTCTTTATTAATTAGTGCACAAACAAAACTATGTATACGTATAACGGTTCCTGCATCTTTGTTGATGGCTCTGTGTCTTACCTCACCCAATTAGGCATGTATGTGTACATGGAGGTGCAAGATTGCATTGTTTAGGCCAAGTGTGAGTGCATGCATTGAGGACGCcttttatttcaacggctctgCTGATGACATTGTCATGTGCATGTGCGGAGACCTCACAGTTTATCATCCGTCCATATCTAAGCATGCACTATCCAATAATGCTTCAAAATATTATAGGAATGATTTCTGTAAACTTTtgggatgcatgcatgcatgattatgACAGGCTGACAGGCAGTcccggggcgggcgggcgggcgggcgcttCTGCATTCCTGCATACGTGTGGCACCTGTGCATGTGGgtgtgcgtgcgcgcgcgcgggaCTCCTGAAGGGTGTCGGCCACGAGGGTGGCCAtcactctcctctcctcctcgggACTCGCCTCTCTCTCTCAGCTCAGCTCCCTGTGCTGTGCAGCTAGCGCAGCAGGCCAGGCCTCCTGCAATGATCTCGCAAGCAAGACTGGAGACCGAGAGCCCCCGCAGATCCCGGGCGCCACCCAGGCCCACCCGTCCAATCGCCACCGGTCAAGCAGGCTCCGCCGGCcgtggccggcgagcgcgcgcgcgcgcgtcagTCACCAGCCCGGCAACCGCAtgggcgcgcgcgcgtgcgtgcgtgcgcctGCCTGTATTCGCGGGCATGCAGCTAGCACTCTCCCCCGGCCGCGCCGGCCCGCCACCCATGCCGATGTCGTGGGGACATGTGCGGCGGTGTGGTCAAGCCGAGGGCGGCAGGTAGACTAGGCAGGCACCAACCACGGCCGCCATGCCGTCGTGCTtcgtgcgcgcgcgcgagggCCCAGGTGCGCTCCCCTTCTACTCTCAACCCTTccttcctccgccgcgcgccgtcgtcgtctccgGCGCACACGCCGCACTCCGGCCTTGGTAATTGTATATAACAGGTTAACACCAAAAACATATTATCCTTTCCCATACAACAGGTTAACACCAAAAACATATCGGACAGAGATCACAACGAACAATGGCACAAGAGAGAAGAACACAAAGGGAGTGAATGATGGAGAGAGGTAAAGAGATGCTACTTGAAGTCCTTGTGCGCGTGCGCTTGCCGACACCGCCGGCCGGATTGGATCCGTCAAGAGAAGGGCGGCCTCCCGAcaccgccgccgggggcgcCAGGCCAGCCGCCGTTCCCATCCATCGGCATTGGTGGCATCCCCATCGGCAGGTTGAAGAACGGAAGCCCACCGGCTGCTGCCACTGCCGCGGGGTCACCCCCGAACGGCACGCCGGGCTGGTCGCTCCCCGGAGGTGCTGGAGGGGGCATGTCGTCGCCTTCCTCGAGCGGCAGCCTCTCGTAGGCGACGTTGCTGAACGACGCGGCCACGATGACCACGGGCCCCGCAGCGATGAGCGCGCCGGCCACGCTGCCACCGACGACCTGGCCCTGGCCGCCGGCCAGGAACGCCGCGAGGCTGGTGGcccccggcggcgcggggggcggGAGGAAGGAGCCCACGAGGGAGAGTATCTCAAACCTGCCGTGGAGCgtggccaccgccggcgaggccggccCAGTTTGGGACGACTGCGGCTGGCGCAGCGTGACGTTGGCGACCGTCCCGGCCGCCGAGAGCACACAAACGCCGCGCTGCCGGCGGCGTGCGTAGGCGGTGAGCGCCTCGAAGACGTCGCACCCGGTGGCGACCTCGAGAATGTGCGCCCGAAGCGCGTTGGCGCTCTCCCTGGTGATGATCACGGGCGGCTTGGGCTTGTTCTTGGACCCCGGCGGGCGACCGCGCGGGCGCCGGGCGACAACCTCCCCGCCCCCGATGCCGGCGCCTCCAGCCGTGCTCGACGGACCCCCACCCCCCGATCCTGGGGACAGCGAGTCTTGGCCGTCGTCGGagcctgctgcgccgccgtgatCGTGGTGAAGATGGAggggctggtggtggtggttcaaGTAGGAGCTGGTGCCCAAATCCAGGCCTGCCATCTTTCTAGGATAGGAGAAGAGCTAATTATAAGTCAGTAAGGAGTATAGTAGCAAATAAGCTCAAGTAAAAATAATGGCTACATAACAGTACCGATAATATTAATAATTGGCGATGCTGTAGAAGATGTGGGTGCTGGTCGTGATGATGATTATGAGAATAGTAGAGACGATGGGGAAGAAGGCGAGGGGGAGATGAGAGGCCAACGCTGCTCGGGTGTGTTTCTTTAGGATTTGTGTGGTGCTTGTTTTCTTGGAGGAGAGTAAAGAATGGTTTTGGGGATGTGgggagagaagaaaaaggagCTAGCTGAAGCTGCAGCGCTGCTGCTTGGTGTTTCTTTTGATTTCTCCTTTGTTAAATCATCCTGCTTGCTGATGGTGCTTGTTCATGTGGATTTGTGGGCATATATTTTGGGAGGGGAAagctaggagaggccggccgggggAGAAAAGGGCAAGAAAGAGATGGGGCAATGGAGGTGCAGGACGGAGGCAAGGGGAAGATGGATGCTGGAACCCAATGGGggcaagagagagaggggaacaAAGGAGAGAGGAAGGATGGCAAAGGAAGATGAGAAAGGGATAGGTTAGTGCTGGTCTTTGGAGTTGATGGGAGGAGGAAATATAATACAGGGGCTAGAGAGAGGAGGATGGGCAAGGACGCAAGGTGCCCCGGCTAGCGAGAGACAGTGACATGTGGGGTCTAGCTCCTCCTGGGGCTGCGTGTCTGTGACTCACTGGCCGCGCGTGCATGGAAGTGGCGTGTGTAGGAGCGTGCTCATCAGCTTTAATTTTCTTGAGAGAGAAGGATGATACAAGCTAACGTTGATGCTTATGCACGCAAGTGGGGTGATTAGTTTAATGGTGCAAGTTGAGCATATTATATTAGCCCTAGATCAAAGTGGTGAGCTGAGGCATGCATTTGAGTGTGTGCACATTGAGACAATTTTCGGTTTAAGTGGGGGGCATGTGGGACTACTCAATGCCTTGAGCACAGCTGCATGGGTGGCTTGAATGAACGATTCCAAAGTGCCACTCCTGTCTAGCTAGTCCAGCTTGGAATATGGTTGTCTTGGGCTGCTACCCTCCATGATTTCTTGCCAATTAGGAGAGG
The Panicum virgatum strain AP13 chromosome 6N, P.virgatum_v5, whole genome shotgun sequence genome window above contains:
- the LOC120680279 gene encoding AT-hook motif nuclear-localized protein 23-like; its protein translation is MAGLDLGTSSYLNHHHQPLHLHHDHGGAAGSDDGQDSLSPGSGGGGPSSTAGGAGIGGGEVVARRPRGRPPGSKNKPKPPVIITRESANALRAHILEVATGCDVFEALTAYARRRQRGVCVLSAAGTVANVTLRQPQSSQTGPASPAVATLHGRFEILSLVGSFLPPPAPPGATSLAAFLAGGQGQVVGGSVAGALIAAGPVVIVAASFSNVAYERLPLEEGDDMPPPAPPGSDQPGVPFGGDPAAVAAAGGLPFFNLPMGMPPMPMDGNGGWPGAPGGGVGRPPFS